One genomic segment of Halalkalicoccus jeotgali B3 includes these proteins:
- a CDS encoding DUF6884 domain-containing protein has translation MEIGLISCTKSKRDDSAQPKDLYMESPLFRKARAYTERVHDDWYVLSAKHHLLDPDGPPIDPYEETLTTATVDQRREWAQTVFDQLSTNGLLKPDTTLVIHAGKAYYEPLLPLLKDEPVSIEVPTEGLQIGNTLAWYNDHQ, from the coding sequence ATGGAAATCGGATTGATTAGTTGCACCAAGAGCAAACGCGACGACTCCGCACAACCGAAGGATCTCTATATGGAGTCGCCGCTCTTCAGGAAAGCTCGTGCGTACACCGAACGCGTTCACGATGACTGGTACGTTCTCTCCGCAAAGCATCATCTACTTGATCCGGATGGTCCACCGATTGATCCCTACGAAGAGACGTTGACCACTGCGACAGTTGATCAGCGCCGCGAGTGGGCCCAAACCGTTTTCGATCAACTGAGTACAAACGGCCTCCTCAAACCTGATACAACCCTCGTGATCCATGCCGGGAAAGCCTACTACGAACCACTCCTTCCCCTTCTCAAAGACGAGCCGGTCTCGATCGAAGTCCCAACGGAGGGCCTCCAGATCGGCAACACACTCGCGTGGTACAACGACCACCAATAA